Proteins encoded by one window of Cellvibrio sp. KY-GH-1:
- a CDS encoding NAD(P)/FAD-dependent oxidoreductase: MKKVALIIGAGPAGLTAAFEMLEKNSGIHPIILESTDRIGGISCTINHKGNRIDIGGHRFFSKSDVVMDWWAKRMPLQSAPSQDDILLKREKAWAESGPDPEKEDRVMLIRQRISRIFYLRKFFDYPISLKLGTILNLGIARTIYAGFGYLISQIKKRPSEDSLENFLVNRFGVPLYRMFFEGYTEKVWGMHPKKISAEWGAQRIKGLSLSKAVFSALKKVFGARADAADLRQKGTETSLIEQFFYPKLGPGQLWECVADDIRKMGGEIHMLHKVTEIHLQGDRIASVSAECNGQVVSFDCDFCLSTMPIKDLVKSIAGSDISADVHRIAKDLPYRDFMTVGVLAKKLKIKNETDIPTVGNIVPDTWIYIQEQDVKLCRLQIFNNWSPYMVDDPNNIWVGLEYMCSDQDDIWKMSDEEFIRLAVAELIKIDILDAEDILDTCRIRIEKAYPAYFGTYNEFDKIKTFLDGISNLYCIGRNGQHRYNNQDHSMLTAMEAVNCIMDPSRPRSELWSINSEQEYHETKQSN; the protein is encoded by the coding sequence ATGAAAAAGGTCGCATTAATTATTGGGGCAGGGCCAGCCGGCTTGACGGCGGCGTTCGAGATGTTGGAGAAAAACAGCGGTATACATCCTATTATCTTGGAGTCCACAGATCGTATCGGTGGAATTTCCTGCACGATTAATCACAAAGGAAATCGAATAGATATTGGGGGGCACAGATTTTTCTCAAAAAGTGATGTGGTAATGGATTGGTGGGCTAAGCGCATGCCGCTTCAGTCGGCGCCATCTCAAGATGATATTCTACTGAAACGAGAAAAAGCTTGGGCGGAATCGGGCCCGGATCCGGAAAAGGAAGATCGCGTTATGCTGATTCGCCAGCGAATTTCGCGAATTTTCTACCTGCGCAAATTTTTTGATTACCCTATTTCGTTAAAGCTGGGTACCATTTTAAATCTTGGAATAGCGCGTACGATTTACGCTGGTTTTGGTTATCTTATTTCTCAAATTAAAAAGCGCCCATCCGAGGATTCACTGGAGAATTTTTTAGTCAACCGTTTCGGTGTTCCGCTTTATAGAATGTTCTTTGAAGGCTACACAGAGAAAGTGTGGGGCATGCACCCAAAGAAAATTTCTGCTGAATGGGGGGCTCAGCGTATCAAGGGATTGTCTCTATCAAAAGCCGTTTTTTCCGCATTAAAAAAAGTTTTTGGTGCTAGAGCGGATGCAGCTGATCTGCGTCAGAAGGGAACTGAGACTTCTTTAATTGAACAATTTTTCTACCCGAAGTTGGGGCCAGGCCAGTTATGGGAGTGCGTGGCGGACGATATCCGCAAGATGGGAGGCGAAATACATATGCTTCACAAAGTGACTGAAATTCACTTGCAGGGAGACCGTATAGCTAGTGTGAGTGCGGAATGTAATGGTCAAGTAGTTAGCTTTGATTGTGATTTTTGTTTATCCACAATGCCGATTAAAGATCTAGTCAAAAGTATTGCGGGCAGCGACATTTCAGCAGACGTACACAGAATTGCTAAAGACCTTCCTTATCGCGATTTTATGACAGTCGGAGTATTAGCTAAAAAGCTTAAGATTAAAAATGAGACGGACATACCAACTGTTGGCAACATCGTCCCAGATACCTGGATTTATATTCAGGAGCAAGACGTAAAACTATGCCGTTTGCAAATTTTCAATAACTGGTCTCCTTATATGGTCGATGACCCTAATAATATTTGGGTTGGATTAGAATACATGTGTTCAGATCAGGATGATATTTGGAAAATGTCCGATGAAGAATTTATTCGTCTTGCGGTAGCTGAGTTAATCAAGATCGATATACTGGATGCAGAGGACATTCTAGATACCTGTAGAATTAGAATAGAAAAAGCCTATCCCGCCTATTTCGGAACTTACAATGAGTTTGACAAGATAAAGACGTTTCTTGATGGGATTTCGAATTTGTATTGTATAGGTCGTAATGGACAGCATAGATATAATAATCAGGATCATTCGATGTTGACGGCGATGGAGGCGGTAAATTGCATTATGGATCCGTCACGACCGCGTAGCGAATTATGGTCAATCAATTCTGAGCAGGAATACCACGAAACAAAACAAAGCAATTAA
- a CDS encoding GtrA family protein, whose translation MQLLKLMLMPFFTIFSNESYFVRRLELVGELKFFLGSKYYLLLLQFCRYVLVGGVAFGADFIVFNSVLSLGGHYILATWLGFLVGVTVNYLMCVCWVWRGTRARTRRDLAIFILIGIGGLMLTSVLMVVCVDLLAFDARMSKIAIAIMVLFWNFGLRKIFVFFR comes from the coding sequence ATGCAGCTTCTGAAATTGATGTTAATGCCTTTTTTTACCATATTTTCAAATGAGTCGTACTTTGTTCGCCGTCTTGAATTGGTAGGCGAATTAAAATTTTTCTTGGGCAGTAAATATTACCTATTGTTGCTGCAATTTTGCCGTTATGTGTTGGTGGGCGGTGTAGCATTTGGGGCGGATTTTATCGTCTTTAACAGCGTGCTAAGTCTTGGTGGGCATTACATTTTGGCGACCTGGCTAGGTTTTTTGGTTGGCGTAACGGTAAATTATTTGATGTGTGTGTGTTGGGTGTGGCGTGGCACGCGCGCGCGTACACGGAGGGATCTTGCTATTTTTATCCTCATTGGAATTGGTGGCCTAATGTTGACATCAGTTTTGATGGTCGTATGTGTAGATCTATTAGCGTTTGATGCGCGAATGTCCAAAATTGCCATTGCGATAATGGTGCTGTTTTGGAATTTTGGTTTGCGCAAAATTTTTGTTTTCTTCAGATAG
- a CDS encoding pilin, whose translation MKQMQKGFTLIELMIVVAIIGILAAVALPQYQTYVAKSQVSRVMTELGSLKTVVETCLLEGRVNPVNVDAAPDADECVIGFAGSTLLGASGSDLGSATGKGGVNITIADDGTSDSTIGGAFGNGAAAAIAEKTLSWTRDPNGSWTCSSSVDGKYAPNGCGSGS comes from the coding sequence ATGAAGCAAATGCAAAAAGGTTTTACGTTGATCGAATTGATGATCGTTGTGGCGATCATTGGTATCTTGGCTGCTGTAGCTCTGCCGCAATACCAGACCTACGTAGCTAAGTCACAAGTGTCTCGCGTGATGACTGAATTGGGTTCTTTAAAAACAGTAGTGGAGACCTGTTTGCTGGAGGGGCGTGTCAATCCGGTGAATGTTGATGCGGCACCAGATGCTGACGAATGCGTTATCGGATTTGCCGGTAGTACTCTGCTTGGAGCTTCGGGATCGGATCTGGGGTCGGCTACTGGTAAGGGTGGTGTAAATATAACTATCGCTGATGACGGTACAAGTGATAGCACAATTGGCGGTGCGTTTGGCAACGGCGCTGCGGCAGCCATTGCTGAAAAAACTCTGTCGTGGACTCGCGATCCAAATGGTTCCTGGACTTGCTCTTCAAGTGTTGATGGCAAGTACGCTCCCAATGGTTGTGGTTCAGGCAGTTAA
- the pilB gene encoding type IV-A pilus assembly ATPase PilB, with the protein MNTPANSTALNGLARRLVADNLIDGEIAAKAMLQAKKDGIPFVDMLVSKEILDARTIARVAAEEFGSPVFDLTALNKESIPLKLVDEKLIRKHHTLPIARRGNRLFLAVTDPTDIHALDEIKFNTGINTEAVLVEADKLKAAIEQYFNLQEGNLGDALGTLDENLDELDVQTVDENNSDDTPEADEAPIVKYINKVLLDAIKGGSSDIHFEPYEKTYRIRFRTDGVLHEVSRPPVNLATRMAARLKVMSQMDISERRLPQDGRIKLKVSKTRAIDFRVNTLPTLFGEKIVLRILDPSSAKLGIDALGYEDDQKRLYLDALAQSQGMILVTGPTGSGKTVSLYTGLNILNTSEVNISTAEDPVEINLEGINQVQMNTRVGLTFAEALRSFLRQDPDVIMVGEIRDLETAEIAIKAAQTGHLVLSTLHTNSAPETLTRLLNMGVPAFNVATSVSLIIAQRLARRLCTACRKPATDIPEEILRQEGFDEVSIPRSEFQLFHPVGCEKCNGGYKGRVGVYEVVRITPQIANLIMEGGNSLQIARAAKEAGFNNLRISALRKVAMGLTSLEEANRVTKD; encoded by the coding sequence ATGAACACCCCAGCAAACTCCACTGCGCTTAACGGATTGGCGAGACGCTTGGTCGCAGACAACCTGATTGATGGCGAAATAGCCGCAAAGGCGATGCTTCAGGCAAAAAAAGACGGCATTCCTTTTGTTGATATGCTTGTCAGTAAAGAAATTTTGGATGCGCGCACCATAGCTCGTGTCGCCGCAGAGGAATTTGGCTCACCGGTTTTTGACCTCACAGCGCTAAACAAAGAATCCATACCGCTAAAGCTGGTTGACGAAAAGCTCATTCGCAAGCATCACACCCTGCCAATCGCCAGAAGGGGCAACAGGCTATTTTTAGCGGTTACAGACCCCACCGATATCCACGCACTGGATGAAATAAAGTTCAACACTGGAATCAACACGGAAGCTGTTCTGGTAGAAGCAGACAAACTCAAAGCTGCGATCGAGCAATACTTTAACCTTCAAGAAGGTAACTTGGGTGATGCACTGGGAACGCTCGATGAGAATCTTGACGAGCTGGATGTTCAGACAGTTGATGAGAACAACAGTGACGACACTCCCGAAGCCGATGAAGCACCTATCGTAAAGTACATTAACAAGGTATTGCTTGACGCGATAAAAGGTGGTTCATCAGACATTCACTTCGAGCCCTACGAGAAAACTTACCGTATTCGCTTCCGTACAGATGGGGTACTCCATGAAGTCTCGCGACCACCGGTTAACCTTGCGACCAGGATGGCGGCACGCTTAAAAGTAATGTCGCAAATGGATATTTCCGAGCGACGTTTACCACAAGATGGACGCATAAAACTGAAAGTTTCCAAAACTCGCGCGATAGATTTTCGGGTTAACACCCTGCCTACCCTCTTCGGTGAAAAAATTGTGCTGCGTATTCTCGACCCCAGCTCTGCAAAGCTGGGAATCGATGCATTGGGTTATGAGGATGACCAAAAAAGACTCTACCTGGACGCATTGGCACAATCGCAAGGAATGATTCTGGTTACCGGCCCCACCGGTAGTGGTAAAACTGTATCGCTTTATACGGGCCTAAATATTCTCAATACTTCTGAAGTCAACATTTCCACGGCAGAGGACCCGGTTGAGATAAACCTGGAAGGTATTAACCAGGTGCAAATGAACACAAGAGTTGGCTTAACCTTCGCGGAGGCACTCAGGTCTTTCTTGCGCCAAGACCCCGACGTTATCATGGTGGGGGAGATTCGCGATCTTGAAACAGCTGAAATCGCGATTAAGGCGGCCCAAACTGGACACTTGGTATTGTCAACGCTACACACCAATTCGGCACCTGAAACGCTTACGCGCCTGCTAAATATGGGTGTACCCGCATTCAACGTGGCGACATCGGTGAGCTTGATTATCGCCCAACGCCTTGCCCGCCGTCTGTGCACCGCGTGTCGCAAACCTGCCACTGATATCCCGGAAGAGATACTTCGGCAGGAAGGGTTTGACGAAGTCAGTATTCCGCGCTCAGAATTCCAGTTGTTTCATCCCGTTGGCTGCGAAAAATGCAATGGGGGTTATAAAGGCCGGGTGGGTGTATATGAAGTGGTTCGCATCACCCCACAGATTGCCAACCTTATAATGGAAGGCGGCAACTCTTTACAAATTGCAAGAGCGGCCAAAGAAGCAGGCTTTAACAACCTGAGAATTTCCGCATTGCGTAAAGTCGCAATGGGTTTAACCAGCCTTGAAGAGGCTAACCGAGTCACCAAGGATTAA
- a CDS encoding type II secretion system F family protein yields MALASTTKSSSASTSKAKQAIKPKAVPVTNTYVYKGVDKKGNKIQGEINGISPTIVKTLLAKQGITTRSISKKAKPLFGAGGKSIKPADIAVFSRQMATMMKAGVPLVQAFEIVADGLENQNLRKMVLQIKDSVSAGGGFANALREHPKYFDDLFCNLVDAGEQSGSLETMLDRIATYKEKTEALKAKIKKALTYPTAVIVVAIIVTGILLVKVVPQFASTFSGFGADLPAFTLFVLHLSELAQAYWFIILLGMAGGAFAFKELNRRSPKFSYLVDKYVLKLPIIGQIIYLSIMARFSRTLATTFAAGVPLIDALTSVAGATGNKIYTDAIIKVREDVSTGIQMNTALKARGTFPTLLIQMAAIGEESGALDTMLDKVAVYYEEAVDNMVDSLTSLLEPMIMSVLGILVGGLMIAMYLPIFQLGSVV; encoded by the coding sequence ATGGCACTAGCATCTACAACAAAATCATCCAGCGCTTCAACAAGCAAGGCCAAGCAAGCCATAAAGCCAAAGGCTGTGCCGGTTACAAACACCTACGTCTACAAAGGCGTGGACAAGAAAGGCAATAAAATTCAGGGAGAGATCAACGGCATCAGCCCAACGATTGTCAAAACATTACTCGCCAAGCAAGGCATAACCACTCGCTCGATTTCAAAAAAGGCGAAGCCGCTGTTCGGCGCGGGCGGAAAATCGATTAAACCCGCTGACATCGCCGTATTTTCTCGTCAAATGGCGACTATGATGAAGGCCGGGGTTCCACTGGTACAAGCGTTTGAGATTGTCGCGGATGGCTTGGAGAATCAAAATCTTCGCAAAATGGTCTTGCAAATCAAAGACAGTGTTTCAGCTGGTGGAGGTTTTGCCAACGCTCTTCGTGAGCACCCCAAATACTTCGATGATTTATTCTGCAACCTGGTAGACGCTGGTGAGCAATCAGGGTCACTAGAAACCATGCTGGACCGAATTGCCACATACAAAGAAAAAACTGAGGCTCTGAAAGCAAAAATCAAAAAGGCACTTACTTACCCTACTGCGGTAATAGTGGTAGCGATTATAGTGACGGGTATTTTGCTAGTTAAGGTCGTACCTCAATTTGCATCTACCTTTAGTGGGTTTGGCGCCGACTTACCAGCATTTACCTTGTTTGTCTTACACTTGTCCGAACTCGCGCAAGCCTACTGGTTTATCATTCTTCTAGGGATGGCTGGTGGAGCGTTTGCCTTTAAAGAACTTAATCGTCGTTCTCCAAAATTTTCATACTTAGTCGATAAATACGTACTTAAATTGCCAATTATTGGCCAAATTATTTATCTCTCTATCATGGCAAGGTTTTCGCGCACACTTGCGACAACATTCGCCGCCGGTGTCCCCCTAATCGATGCTCTCACGTCAGTAGCAGGTGCTACGGGCAATAAAATTTATACTGACGCAATTATTAAGGTCAGAGAAGATGTGTCAACAGGCATCCAGATGAATACCGCACTGAAAGCGAGAGGGACGTTTCCTACGCTGTTAATCCAAATGGCAGCGATAGGAGAAGAATCCGGTGCGCTAGACACCATGCTGGATAAAGTAGCTGTTTATTATGAAGAGGCGGTAGACAACATGGTTGACAGCCTGACATCCCTGCTGGAACCAATGATTATGTCGGTGTTGGGGATCTTGGTTGGTGGACTGATGATTGCGATGTATCTGCCTATCTTCCAGCTTGGATCGGTTGTATAG
- a CDS encoding A24 family peptidase — translation MDFFSLVHAHPALELSCVLILGLLVGSFLNVVIYRLPKMMEREWKQQCNELSSQNGDVASLPPISEPEEPFNLMVPGSRCPSCGHKIKPWENIPMVSYLILGGKCSACKATISARYPTIELVTGLLSVAVIFYTGANWNGLAALIFTWSLIALTMIDFDTYLLPDDITLPLLWLGLIANSFNAFTDLPSALWGAVAGYLSLWSVYKLFKLLTGKEGMGYGDFKLLAALGAWMGWQMLPQIILLSSLVGAVIGISLIVVRGRDKNIPIPFGPYLAIAGWIAFVWGDTINHAYLKLFVSY, via the coding sequence GTGGATTTTTTCTCCTTGGTGCACGCTCATCCGGCGCTCGAACTAAGCTGCGTATTAATTTTGGGTTTATTAGTCGGCAGCTTTTTAAATGTAGTGATCTACCGGCTTCCAAAAATGATGGAACGTGAATGGAAGCAACAATGCAATGAGCTCAGCTCTCAAAACGGAGATGTAGCTTCACTTCCCCCGATTAGCGAACCCGAGGAACCGTTTAACCTAATGGTTCCTGGCTCGCGCTGCCCGAGCTGTGGACACAAAATAAAACCATGGGAGAATATTCCCATGGTTAGCTACCTGATATTGGGCGGCAAATGCTCCGCATGTAAAGCAACAATCTCCGCTCGATATCCAACCATAGAACTTGTGACAGGTCTGCTATCAGTCGCAGTCATCTTTTACACGGGAGCCAATTGGAACGGACTGGCAGCGCTGATATTTACCTGGTCGCTAATCGCACTAACCATGATTGATTTCGACACTTATCTACTACCTGACGACATTACCCTACCTTTGTTATGGCTCGGCTTAATCGCTAACAGCTTCAATGCGTTTACTGATTTACCCAGTGCCCTGTGGGGTGCAGTTGCTGGTTATTTGTCACTTTGGTCAGTCTACAAGCTGTTTAAGCTACTGACGGGAAAAGAAGGCATGGGGTATGGCGATTTTAAATTGCTGGCTGCACTGGGCGCCTGGATGGGCTGGCAGATGCTGCCGCAAATTATTTTATTGTCATCACTGGTTGGCGCAGTAATCGGGATTAGTTTAATTGTGGTGCGCGGTCGAGATAAAAATATTCCTATCCCATTTGGCCCATATTTAGCGATCGCAGGCTGGATTGCATTTGTATGGGGCGATACGATTAACCACGCCTACTTGAAGTTATTTGTCAGCTACTAA
- the coaE gene encoding dephospho-CoA kinase (Dephospho-CoA kinase (CoaE) performs the final step in coenzyme A biosynthesis.) has product MAPKKLIIGLTGGIGSGKSEVCRRFIAKGVIVVDADIVAREVVEPGMPALDQIRTHFGDSILSAAKDNQTPPLNRAKLREIIFNNPNEKAWLEQLLHPLINQRIRTQLENALSPYCILASPLLLETQQYLLVDRILVVDTAEQLQIERASHRDANNEAQIKAIMQTQLSRQERCARANDIIQNHGEISALDEQVEKLHVLYLELASHNQSK; this is encoded by the coding sequence ATGGCTCCAAAAAAACTCATTATTGGCCTCACTGGAGGTATCGGCAGCGGTAAATCCGAAGTGTGCCGCCGCTTTATCGCGAAGGGTGTTATTGTTGTTGATGCCGATATAGTTGCGCGCGAAGTTGTAGAACCCGGGATGCCAGCGCTCGATCAAATCCGGACGCATTTTGGCGACAGCATTTTATCAGCAGCAAAAGACAATCAAACACCGCCGCTCAACCGAGCAAAACTACGCGAAATTATTTTTAACAACCCCAATGAAAAAGCCTGGCTAGAGCAGCTATTACACCCATTGATTAATCAACGAATTCGTACCCAGCTGGAAAATGCCTTAAGCCCCTACTGTATTCTTGCATCACCGTTATTGCTGGAAACTCAACAGTATTTGTTGGTTGACAGGATTCTTGTCGTTGATACCGCAGAGCAGTTACAAATTGAGCGTGCCAGTCACCGCGATGCTAATAATGAAGCTCAAATAAAAGCCATAATGCAAACTCAGCTATCACGTCAGGAGCGTTGCGCAAGAGCGAATGATATTATTCAAAACCACGGCGAAATTAGTGCTCTGGATGAACAAGTAGAAAAACTGCACGTGCTTTATCTAGAACTCGCTAGCCACAACCAATCCAAATAA
- the yacG gene encoding DNA gyrase inhibitor YacG, whose amino-acid sequence MAEQPTHSEMTSPEITLACPTCKKAVVWNADFPFRPFCSDRCRLIDLGEWASENHRIAGDNLDINSEDELQR is encoded by the coding sequence ATGGCAGAACAACCTACCCACTCAGAAATGACGTCTCCGGAAATCACACTCGCCTGTCCAACCTGTAAAAAAGCTGTGGTTTGGAATGCTGACTTTCCTTTTCGCCCCTTTTGTAGCGACCGCTGCCGGTTGATCGATCTGGGGGAGTGGGCCAGCGAAAATCATCGCATTGCCGGCGACAATCTGGACATTAATTCAGAAGATGAGCTTCAACGCTAA
- a CDS encoding Nudix family hydrolase has translation MSKLIHVAVGAIVGNDGRILIAKRPQAAHQGGLWEFPGGKVDAGESVQQALARELKEELAIEVIASEPLIQIRHHYPDKSVLLDVYKVTHFVGIPIGAEGQPVCWVPIDELVSYEFPAANKPIVKALSLADRYLITGDFVDDDDFCQRLLKALRQGIRLVQFRVDNLDLSRHKKLLFEVISLTESFSASLFINSSVGLFEDIVELFPSANIALHLNRHNAAAISSRPITTRYTLGVSCHSELEIAHAQEIGADYLLLSPVKKTTSHPGAVPMGWSNFKALVELANVPVYALGGVGQSDLPQAKSVGAQGIAGISAWW, from the coding sequence GTGTCTAAATTAATTCATGTTGCCGTAGGTGCAATTGTTGGCAATGACGGTCGTATCCTGATTGCCAAGCGTCCGCAAGCTGCCCACCAAGGCGGCTTGTGGGAGTTTCCCGGTGGCAAAGTTGACGCCGGTGAGTCTGTTCAGCAGGCATTAGCGCGTGAGTTAAAAGAAGAGCTCGCGATTGAAGTGATTGCCAGTGAACCGCTGATACAAATCCGTCATCATTATCCAGATAAATCTGTCCTGTTGGATGTTTATAAGGTTACCCATTTTGTCGGAATACCCATTGGTGCAGAGGGACAGCCCGTATGTTGGGTTCCGATAGATGAGCTGGTTAGTTACGAGTTTCCCGCCGCGAACAAGCCTATCGTGAAGGCGCTTTCACTAGCGGATAGATATTTAATCACTGGTGACTTTGTCGATGATGACGATTTTTGTCAAAGATTGTTGAAGGCCTTGCGTCAAGGCATCCGCCTTGTGCAGTTTCGCGTAGATAATCTGGATTTAAGTCGGCATAAAAAACTGTTGTTTGAGGTAATCTCCCTTACCGAAAGCTTTTCTGCAAGTTTATTCATTAATTCTTCAGTTGGTTTGTTTGAAGATATTGTTGAGTTGTTCCCTTCTGCAAATATTGCATTACATTTGAATAGGCATAATGCGGCGGCTATATCCTCACGTCCAATTACTACTAGATATACGCTGGGGGTTTCCTGTCACAGTGAATTGGAAATCGCGCACGCGCAAGAAATTGGAGCAGACTATTTGCTACTTTCTCCAGTGAAAAAAACCACGTCTCACCCCGGCGCGGTGCCAATGGGTTGGAGCAATTTCAAAGCTCTGGTTGAGCTGGCGAATGTGCCTGTTTACGCATTGGGTGGTGTTGGTCAGAGTGATCTTCCACAGGCAAAATCGGTGGGTGCACAAGGTATTGCAGGCATTAGCGCGTGGTGGTGA
- the argJ gene encoding bifunctional glutamate N-acetyltransferase/amino-acid acetyltransferase ArgJ encodes MAVGEYPFPQMHPVKGVKCTAVSAGIKKVGRRDVVLFELAEGSSVAGVFTKNAFCAAPVTLCKEHLAKAEIRFLVINSGNANACTGEQGLLDAKATCAAIAQLAGVKQEQVLPFSTGVIGEPLPVQKITAVIPEALQKAHENGWDDAGAGIMTTDTRAKGFSQQFEYQGKTITVNGISKGAGMIKPNMATMLGYIATDAKISQSLLQQLAREAADKSFNRITIDGDTSTNDSCILVATGQIDLPEITDVASELYAKLREVIIAAHVHLAKAIVSDGEGATKFVTVAVSGGANRDECLDVAYAVAHSPLIKTALFASDPNWGRIVAAIGYAGVPSLDATKVRVHLNETLIVENGGRAKTYTEEQGQAVMNQAEIAINIHLGRGDFAETVWTTDLSYEYVRINADYRS; translated from the coding sequence ATGGCAGTTGGTGAATATCCTTTTCCGCAGATGCACCCCGTAAAAGGTGTGAAATGTACTGCCGTTAGTGCAGGCATAAAAAAAGTTGGCCGCCGCGATGTGGTGTTATTTGAATTGGCTGAAGGCTCTAGTGTAGCGGGTGTATTCACAAAAAATGCATTTTGTGCAGCACCGGTTACCCTGTGCAAAGAGCACTTGGCGAAAGCAGAAATTCGCTTTTTAGTGATTAATTCCGGCAATGCCAATGCATGCACCGGTGAGCAGGGCCTGTTGGATGCAAAAGCAACTTGTGCCGCTATTGCCCAGCTTGCTGGCGTAAAACAAGAGCAAGTGTTGCCATTTTCCACCGGGGTAATTGGTGAGCCTTTACCGGTTCAAAAAATTACCGCAGTAATTCCAGAGGCTTTACAAAAAGCCCATGAAAACGGCTGGGACGACGCTGGTGCAGGTATTATGACCACCGATACCCGTGCGAAAGGGTTTAGCCAGCAGTTTGAGTATCAGGGCAAAACCATCACCGTGAATGGGATTTCCAAAGGCGCGGGCATGATAAAGCCCAATATGGCCACTATGCTTGGTTATATCGCGACCGATGCAAAAATTTCTCAGTCTTTATTGCAGCAACTCGCGCGTGAAGCAGCGGATAAATCGTTTAATCGCATTACGATTGACGGTGATACATCAACCAATGATTCTTGTATTTTGGTGGCTACAGGTCAGATTGACTTGCCGGAAATTACGGATGTTGCCAGTGAGTTATACGCGAAATTACGCGAAGTCATTATTGCCGCGCATGTTCATCTTGCCAAAGCAATTGTGAGTGATGGTGAAGGTGCTACCAAGTTCGTCACTGTAGCTGTAAGTGGTGGTGCAAATCGCGATGAATGTCTTGATGTTGCTTATGCTGTTGCTCATTCACCATTGATTAAAACAGCGCTGTTTGCGTCAGACCCAAATTGGGGGCGTATTGTTGCTGCCATTGGGTATGCCGGTGTTCCCAGTTTAGACGCAACCAAAGTTCGCGTGCATCTAAATGAGACCTTGATTGTAGAAAATGGTGGGCGTGCAAAAACCTATACCGAAGAGCAGGGGCAAGCTGTAATGAATCAGGCGGAGATTGCGATTAATATTCATCTTGGTCGTGGTGATTTCGCTGAAACTGTTTGGACGACTGACCTATCCTACGAATATGTTCGAATTAACGCGGACTACCGTTCGTAA